Proteins encoded together in one Triticum dicoccoides isolate Atlit2015 ecotype Zavitan chromosome 7B, WEW_v2.0, whole genome shotgun sequence window:
- the LOC119336674 gene encoding uncharacterized protein LOC119336674, giving the protein MASIGNGKPDAQGQERQAARLLPPAEVPPPHTDAGLVVLFDLLRRRVDGFPTWMLPAYLVHGVDVYGHHPQDLLRRHPPATSPDGKRASYFVNLVRPLTATDARRSRVVPGGFWKSERAPVPVEAAPDKMIGTKQAFSFISKEAEHKGGPRGGFIMHELLLPGQAGRLAGGDELALSKVYPSPRVATKKRSRSQGQGPTASATRTAAASSAPAPTSSPPLLQRSCDVFSSARSSSAVSSPPPSLEPPASSAPPSLEASSLGPASSAPGPASSSPPPIQGSASSPRHRQGAAKRVLLLEVGDSPPREGHNISCHQVYRAMEVLGPGRRVPIDCADLFLLDSGKGKRQRTAAEF; this is encoded by the coding sequence ATGGCCTCAATCGGCAACGGCAAGCCCGATGCCCAGGGCCAGGAGCGCCAGGCGGCGAGGCTCCTGCCGCCGGCCGAGGTGCCGCCTCCGCACACGGACGCGGGCCTCGTGGTGCTGTTCGACCTCCTACGACGACGGGTCGACGGATTCCCCACCTGGATGCTCCCCGCCTACCTCGTCCACGGAGTCGACGTCTACGGCCACCACCCGCAGGATCTGCTGCGGCGCCATCCGCCGGCGACATCGCCCGACGGCAAGCGTGCCTCCTACTTCGTGAACCTGGTACGCCCCCTCACCGCGACGGATGCAAGAAGAAGCAGGGTCGTGCCGGGGGGGTTCTGGAAGTCGGAgcgcgcccccgtccccgtcgaagCCGCCCCCGACAAGATGATCGGAACCAAGCAGGCCTTCTCTTTCATCTCCAAGGAGGCGGAGCACAAGGGTGGACCCCGCGGCGGGTTCATCATGCACGAGCTCCTTCTCCCCGGCCAGGCAGGACGCCTCGCCGGCGGGGACGAGCTGGCGCTCTCAAAGGTCTACCCGTCTCCGCGCGTCGCCACCAAGAAGAGGTCCAGGTCCCAGGGACAGGGACCGACCGCCAGCGCAACAAGGACCGCGGCCGCCTCCTCTGCTCCAGCGCCGACGTCTTCGCCGCCTCTGCTCCAGCGCTCCTGCGACGTCTTCAGCAGCGCAAGAAGCAGCAGCGCCGTCTCCTCTCCGCCTCCTTCCCTGGAGCCGCCGGCCTCCTCTGCTCCGCCTTCCCTGGAGGCCTCGTCTCTCGGGCCGGCATCCTCTGCGCCGGGGCCGGCATCCTCTTCTCCGCCCCCCATCCAGGGATCAGCATCGTCTCCACGGCACCGGCAGGGTGCCGCCAAGAGGGTGCTCCTCCTGGAGGTGGGCGACTCCCCCCCGAGGGAAGGCCACAACATTTCGTGCCACCAGGTCTACCGCGCCATGGAGGTTCTTGGACCCGGGAGGCGTGTCCCCATCGACTGCGCTGACCTCTTCCTGCTTGACAGCGGGAAGGGGAAGAGGCAGCGGACGGCTGCAGAGTTTTGA